A region from the Aegilops tauschii subsp. strangulata cultivar AL8/78 chromosome 5, Aet v6.0, whole genome shotgun sequence genome encodes:
- the LOC109756379 gene encoding uncharacterized protein encodes MDPDVALHLQIAAVVVMAVLIVALAVAASGGACDDAAGGAAVHAADVEAALGNDTLMTYEQAAARKKKEKGEEEEERCAICLSEYGEGEAGELVRVVPACGHFYHASCDVDKWLRKRRTCPLCRGGLWPPPPPLPGLPRPECPPMPPSH; translated from the coding sequence ATGGACCCGGACGTCGCGCTCCACCTTCAGATCGCCGCGGTGGTCGTGATGGCGGTGCTCATCGTCGCTCTAGCCGTCGCGGCCTCCGGCGGAGCCTGCGACGACGCGGCCGGGGGCGCCGCGGTGCACGCCGCCGACGTCGAGGCCGCCCTCGGCAACGACACGCTCATGACGTACGAGCAGGCGGCCGccaggaagaagaaggagaagggggaggaagaggaggagcgGTGCGCCATCTGCCTGTCAGAGTACGGCGAGGGCGAGGCCGGCGAGCTGGTGCGGGTGGTGCCGGCCTGCGGGCACTTCTACCACGCGAGCTGCGACGTCGACAAGTGGCTCCGGAAGCGCCGGACGTGCCCGCTCTGCCGCGGAGGGCTCtggcccccgccgccgccgctgccggggCTGCCACGGCCGGAGTGCCCGCCGATGCCGCCGTCCCATTAG